The DNA region GCGCCGGGGCGATGCGCCGGCCGCGGCGCCGGCGGTTGGAGACGTAACGGGATGCATGGGGACGGGTTCGGCCAGTTCGAACAGGTGCTGGTGCTGCTCGGCGCTGCGGTCATCGCGGTGCCGCTGGCCAAGCGCGCGCGCCTGGGCTCGATCGTCGGCTACCTGCTCGCCGGCATCGTCATCGGCCCGCAGGCGCTCGGCCTGTTCCACGACCCCGGCACCATCTCCCATCTCGCCGAACTCGGCATCGTCTTCTTCCTGTTCCTGATCGGGCTGGAGATGAAGCCCTCGCGGCTTTGGCAGATGCGCGGCGACATTCTCGGCCTCGGCGGCGCGCAGATGCTGGTCACCAGCGCCGCGCTGATGTGCGTGCCGCTGGCCTTCGGCCGCCCGTTCGAGGCCTCGCTGGTGGCGGGCCTGGGGCTCGCGCTGTCGTCGACCGCCATCCTGATGCAGATCCTGGAGGAGCGCGGCGAGGTGCGCTCGCCGCAGGGCCGGCGCGCCTTCGCCGTCGCCATCTTCCAGGACGTGGTGATCGTGCCGATCCTGGCTTTGGTGGCGTTCCTGTCGCCGCGGCCGGCGGCGGCCGGCGAGCCGTTCTGGCTGTCGGCGCTGACGATCGTCGGCGCCATCGCCGCGGTGGTGCTGATCGGACGCTATCTGCTCAACCCGATGTTCCGGGCGCTGGCCCGCTCGGGCGCCCGCGAGATCATGACGGCGGCTGCCCTCCTCGTGGTGCTGGGCTCGGCGACGCTGATGATGCTGGCCGGGCTGTCGATGGCCATGGGCGCGTTCCTGGCCGGGGTGTTCCTGGCCGAGTCCAACTTCCGCCACCAGATCGAGGCCGACGTCGAGCCGTTCCGCGGCATCCTGATGGGGCTGTTCTTCCTGTCGGTGGGCATGGCGCTCGACCTGTCGGTGATCGCCGAGGCCTATTGGCGCATCCTGGCGGCGCTCACCATGCTGGTGCTGCTCAAGGCCAGCACCATGTACGCCATCATGCGGCTGTTCCGGCACGACCGGGAGGAGTCGGTGAAGGTGGCGCTGCTGATGGCGCAGTCGGGCGAGCTCGGCTTCGTCGTCTATGCCGCCGCGGTCTCCGCCGGGGTGATCAAGCCCGACCATGCCTCGATCCTGGTGGCGATGGTGGTGCTGTCGATGGCGCTGAACCCATTCCTCTACCGCCTCGTGCCGCTGCTGACCCGGCGCCGGCGCGAGGAGGTACGCATCGTCGAGGACTATTCCGA from Blastochloris tepida includes:
- a CDS encoding monovalent cation:proton antiporter-2 (CPA2) family protein is translated as MHGDGFGQFEQVLVLLGAAVIAVPLAKRARLGSIVGYLLAGIVIGPQALGLFHDPGTISHLAELGIVFFLFLIGLEMKPSRLWQMRGDILGLGGAQMLVTSAALMCVPLAFGRPFEASLVAGLGLALSSTAILMQILEERGEVRSPQGRRAFAVAIFQDVVIVPILALVAFLSPRPAAAGEPFWLSALTIVGAIAAVVLIGRYLLNPMFRALARSGAREIMTAAALLVVLGSATLMMLAGLSMAMGAFLAGVFLAESNFRHQIEADVEPFRGILMGLFFLSVGMALDLSVIAEAYWRILAALTMLVLLKASTMYAIMRLFRHDREESVKVALLMAQSGELGFVVYAAAVSAGVIKPDHASILVAMVVLSMALNPFLYRLVPLLTRRRREEVRIVEDYSDARGSVLVIGFGRFGQVASQCLLTNGYDVTIIDNDAEMVQSAGRFGFKVFYGDGTRLDVLRAAGGDRVRLVAVCVDDRDDADRIVDIVRAAFPVCRVYVRAYDRGHSLELLAKGVDFEIRETYESAITFGRALLIGLGAAEIVADEVVADVRRRDAERLVLQQAQGFNAGAHLLHYRRTPVPEPLVQPGKAGRALNPEAEDALTGETEYSG